In Spiroplasma clarkii, the DNA window GAATGACCCAAACTCTATTGGAGATAAAATTCCTGACACTGAAACCACTGAGGACTATTATAAATGACTTGGAGATCAAAATGTTGGAGATTTTGACCCTGATAGAGCTCAAGAATTAGTTGTAGATTCAGAGAAAAAGGTTGTTATCAATAATGTAAATAGTACATTAGTTGCAACTAAATTGAATGAACAATCTTGAGTTAATGCTGGGAACTTGTATGATTCTATTTGTACCAACATTCTTCGCAACATTTATGGAATCAATGTTATTAACCAAGTTGGTGATTATACCCACTTCAATATTTTCTTTCTAGGATTAAGTGTAGAAGACTTAATATCTCCAGAACAATGAATTGAAAATGACTATGGTGATCGAGTTTCTTCAGGACTTTACAGAGTTCAAGCAACTCAAAGTAGTCCAAATATTACTGGTTCATTCCAATTTGAATTAAGTTATCACGACGATCAAGACTAAAACTAAATACAATTTATAAGTTTAAAACTATTTTTAAACTTGCCTAAATTACAATGACCACTAATAATGGTCTTTTTTTTATTTTTTTGAAGTAAAAATCTAAATTGGAGTAAAATATAAATGACAGGGGGGATAAAAAAATGTCAGTTTTAAACAAAAAAATTAAATTTAACAATGGTGAAGAAATACCACAATTTGGTTTAGGAACTTATAAATTAGATGATGAGAAAGCAACTTATGATGTAATTATTGCTGCCTTAAAAGCAGGTTATTTACACATTGATACTGCTCAAATCTATGGAAATCAAAAGTTAATTGCAAAAGCTTTAAAAGATAGTCAAGTTCCTAGAGAACAAATTTTTATTACATCAAAAATCTGAAATTCAGATCATGGTTATGAAGAAACTAAAAAAGCAATTGATCGTATTTTAGCTGAATTAGAAATTACTTACATTGATTTAGTACTAATTCATTGACCAACACCAAAACGTCTTGAGTGTTGAAAAGCACTAGAAGAGGCAGTAGCTGCTAAAAAAATACGCTCAATTGGGTTAAGTAACTTCCAAATTGTGCATATTGAGGAATTGCTAAAAAATTGTCAAATTAAGCCAGTAATTAATCAATTTGAATTACATCCAGCTTTACAAAGAAAAGATCTAGTAAAATACTTACAAGACAATGATATTGTTGTGGAATCATGAGGTACTTTAATTAGGGGTAAATGTTTTGAAGTTGAGCAAGTTAAAGTCTTGGCTGAAAAATACCAAAAATCTCCAGCTCAAATTTGTCTGCGTTGAGCTTTCCAACAAGGATTTGTGATTATTCCAAAATCATCAAAACCACACAGATTAATTGAAAATACTGAGATTGAAGATTTTGCCTTAACTGCAGAAGATATGGCTTTACTGGCAACCATTCCTGAATACAGAGATGGTCCAGATCCAGATAATTTTGATTTTTAAAGGAACAAAAAATGCTCTTAATTAGAGCATTTTTTTAAATAAAACTTAAAATCTCTTTTAATTTTACTTTATTCACAAAGTGATTGCCAAGATATTCATTAAAACACAAAACAATTTGACCTTGTAAGTACTGGTTAATATCCATTGCCCTTAGTTGCTGTTGTTTTTCATGAAGGTGTTTGGCTTTAAGATCTAGTTCATTGGCAACTGCATGGATAAATTTTGTGGCCTCAAACTGTTTTGTTGCAAGTGAATTTGTTAATTTATTAGTTAAAATTTTTACAGTGGCTTCAACTAAATCCTTAAATTTATCAATTAAATTGGTCTTACCATCATTTAAAAGGTATGATCTACCATAATTAAAAAAATCTTGCTCAAAAATATTGAGTGCCATTATTACTTCTTCTTTTTGCATGTTTCTTTAGACTCCATTTTCTATAAATATTTTACAATACTTTAGTTCAACAAAATAGATTTATCTAAAATCTAGATACTTAATTCATTGTTATCAAAACAAAAAAGGACTAAATGTTATCAAAACAAATTTGGACTTTATTATAATAATAAAGGAAATCAGGGAATAAAAATGAAAAGAAATTATAGAGGTAAAAGACAAATGAAAACCAACAAACATATACAAGATATTATTAGGGAGGTTGCTTTATCCAGGGATAAAGCAACCAAAAGAGAACTTTTGATAAAAAGTGGTGGTAGTAGATCATGGTTTTATGATGCCATTAAAAAATACAAAGAAATTGGTGAGGCCTTCTTTATCCACAAAAATAAAAACAATAAGCATGCTCAAAAG includes these proteins:
- a CDS encoding lipoprotein, translated to MKKLLSVISSLSIVSTSASAIVACNSDPLPIAGNDPNSIGDKIPDTETTEDYYKWLGDQNVGDFDPDRAQELVVDSEKKVVINNVNSTLVATKLNEQSWVNAGNLYDSICTNILRNIYGINVINQVGDYTHFNIFFLGLSVEDLISPEQWIENDYGDRVSSGLYRVQATQSSPNITGSFQFELSYHDDQD
- a CDS encoding aldo/keto reductase; the encoded protein is MSVLNKKIKFNNGEEIPQFGLGTYKLDDEKATYDVIIAALKAGYLHIDTAQIYGNQKLIAKALKDSQVPREQIFITSKIWNSDHGYEETKKAIDRILAELEITYIDLVLIHWPTPKRLECWKALEEAVAAKKIRSIGLSNFQIVHIEELLKNCQIKPVINQFELHPALQRKDLVKYLQDNDIVVESWGTLIRGKCFEVEQVKVLAEKYQKSPAQICLRWAFQQGFVIIPKSSKPHRLIENTEIEDFALTAEDMALLATIPEYRDGPDPDNFDF